A region of Vitis riparia cultivar Riparia Gloire de Montpellier isolate 1030 chromosome 12, EGFV_Vit.rip_1.0, whole genome shotgun sequence DNA encodes the following proteins:
- the LOC117926048 gene encoding CCR4-NOT transcription complex subunit 9-like: protein MSNFSFSDWSHFLDQWGASSSSSSSNANHMPEKFTPTATSVEKLIKDIENPLTREHALFLLSRNRGIRADLAPLLWNSSGTIYLLLQEITSAYRILSSPELVARASNNVCNALALIQCVASNPDTRMNLIQANIPCYLYPFLGVKNKEKPYEYLRLTSLGVIGALVKVDNAEIVHFLLQSEIVPLCLRCMEVGNELSKTVATFIIQKILVQDEGLRYFCSFAERFFALARVMGTMVDNLVEEPSQRLLKHIIHCYVRLSDCPRACDGFKICLPIRLRDAAILNLVRDDPIALEWLRQLFFNIATGNRVSSSAIGETLGSLLAS, encoded by the exons ATGTCGAATTTTTCTTTCTCCGATTGGAGTCATTTTCTAGATCAATGGGGAGCGAGTTCTAGTTCCAGTTCTTCCAATGCCAACCACATGCCCGAAAAATTCACCCCCACTGCTACTTCTGTGGAGAAGTTGATCAAGGATATTGAGAACCCACTGACTCGAGAACATGCTCTATTTCTTCTAtcaagg aatCGAGGAATACGTGCAGATTTAGCACCATTGTTATGGAACTCTAGTGGTACCATATATTTACTCTTACAG GAAATAACATCGGCATACCGTATCCTATCATCCCCTGAACTTGTAGCAAGAGCATCTAACAATGTATGCAATGCACTTGCTCTAATTCAG TGTGTCGCTTCTAACCCAGATACGAGGATGAATCTCATTCAAG cTAACATACCATGTTACTTATACCCATTCCTCGGAGtcaagaacaaagaaaaacctTATGAATATTTGAGGCTTACCAGCTTGGGTGTTATTGGTGCCCTTGTGAAG GTTGATAATGCAGAAATTGTTCACTTTCTTCTCCAATCAGAGATAGTTCCTTTATGCCTACGTTGTATGGAAGTGGGCAATGAACTATCAAAAACA GTTGCTACTTTTATAATTCAGAAAATTCTGGTGCAAGATGAGGGGTTGAGGTACTTTTGCTCCTTTGCAGAACGCTTTTTCGCATTAGCCCGTGTTATGGGAACCATGGTTGACAACCTTGTCGAAGAACCTTCACAAAGGCTACTAAAACACATAATTCATTGTTATGTTAGGTTGTCTGACTGTCCAAG AGCTTGTGATGGGTTTAAAATTTGTCTTCCTATAAGGTTGAGGGATGCTGCTATCCTTAACCTTGTTCGA GATGACCCAATTGCACTTGAGTGGCTAAGACAATTGTTTTTCAATATTGCAACTGGAAATCGTGTTTCATCATCAGCCATTGGAGAAACACTTGGGAGCTTGCTTGCAAGCTAG